The following proteins are co-located in the Bos indicus isolate NIAB-ARS_2022 breed Sahiwal x Tharparkar chromosome 8, NIAB-ARS_B.indTharparkar_mat_pri_1.0, whole genome shotgun sequence genome:
- the SPATA31F1 gene encoding protein SPATA31F1 has translation MLIPTSVLWDLGYLLYIYGSIFIIILTIWQMKESYHGLTEHKRSFCPSHRKVRQGARDAASRARRLSQEEAEKPWELLSVMRSQDWLPQEGSVRQLLCEDPCCQTCNGMALEIQQVLAEENTLVSPTSGGLAQGSSCLEVLSTPKVSFQQSMEHHSPHSKDLSRPSANFTVSQKSLAQSVAQSTGTAGIHDYWAEQLKLRQGFQMPEVPRDPETMLSSRFEEPRVSVNLQEIIQSHPNLVYGNQGQQPLNSQVSLLTLNREITALTHPMALNMVTVLPAHLPFLSPEVLRLLEVHVRRLMHFQRWGLPRRVEESLRQLMPNPPLFCHPVHNQPVSFIQNDISQFSVEKFRTISYQNWGSCIAGQPTQAFWVSEWSIMDPEQRQYDQISNHMTLASPYVALKELRGLYLMPGQQASDSEGPVQLKYSQLFCGLPSLHSESLVDTFLGYQGLSMNGSMSKHSLKYPFLFKELSCFPLMPKTLPQSVLPSSPSSPNWTAPPEHQQAQISSPLLTLDECEALESHLLQRQLQLRWDFPDVFQRDQHTESPVQCKPSDQAQSSETGKTSWPGQPVSIITKKLFFPEQARRLLEFHLQRQLVHDRSSLPWKIQRSLQLLLPSADQQTLSRSSTALDNVNVPQPTDLEGTGVGNPLPAIKGPASVPMPHVIDQAKATLQSHVDSKCEEIHQGKVPVCICGSCEFKIPGGLQVAPFTCIQESKPLELQAADDLDQRQEVTPWMPTALDQHQQASSDALIKHPKLPWALSQGAIEKLKTTLQHKYLAFLSGLPALYYVALSRAMAPAITSPAMKTEMVPGPVQFPTEPLTQVPSPEEQGLSPGPGFQDGNEACADAAGEFQAEVQIEEIIKMVPQESQTGPARPCSLKEPILAKLNFHLRKKILEIQLGIPLKARASREKTVAMPKNMCTQESPGKLDNQGKPPLQDLPIPPDTPRSPDPEWLHLTEELATELKTVPQKQKQHHSSAAHCDSVHWATQISQSSGDMTEAKAQVLCAQLEASVNNPSLEEPQSSEPQRPDKSKDSAQVPTLAEKRKKLGKPKSVGEHGEGDASFTLSSTREKNHSTEAQRPEGVLLNRTPHSSCCQRRHFHFDAPCQHSPQHHPQLKLPELPPGVPEGKDSEKNDLRASQAKLNVILKPARVPENAQVVPQVSQGQPFLGQLTPGNPLRGHTLHGQMLQGPVMPGYTHQRPSLPDSGFRNKMKSFLHCINLKTKGKGHKESTSSTSEKMANTRKVNVTKSLAPAKSPKERTKTEKTRGDLKAQFPPPEKQMGLVFTDIPRSLDSKFWHHSHSHQLHSASVLSNPHHCPRHCPRVVCATQPGNPP, from the exons ATGCTGATCCCGACTTCTGTTCTGTGGGATTTAGGGTATCTCTTATATATCTATGGTTCCATCTTCATTATTATCCTAACTATCTGGCAAATGAAAGAGAGTTACCATGGATTAACAGAACATAAAAGGAGCTTCTGCCCG agtcACCGAAAAGTCAGACAAGGGGCTAGAGATGCAGCGTCAAGAG CTAGGAGACTTTCCCAGGAAGAAGCTGAGAAGCCGTGGGAGCTGCTTTCTGTCATGAGAAG CCAGGACTGGCTTCCTCAAGAGGGGAGTGTGCGGCAGCTCCTGTGTGAAGATCCCTGCTGCCAAACCTGCAACGGCATGGCTCTGGAGATTCAGCAGGTGCTGGCAGAGGAGAATACCCTGGTCTCCCCGACTTCAGGGGGGCTAGCACAGGGCTCCTCTTGCCTAGAGGTTTTGTCCACTCCTAAAGTTTCTTTCCAGCAGAGTATGGAGCATCATTCCCCACACTCCAAAGACCTTTCACGTCCATCTGCAAACTTCACAGTGTCACAGAAGTCCTTGGCACAGTCAGTGGCCCAGTCAACTGGTACAGCTGGCATCCATGATTACTGGGCTGAACAACTCAAGCTAAGGCAGGGATTTCAAATGCCAGAAGTGCCCAGGGACCCAGAGACTATGCTTTCTTCGAGATTTGAGGAGCCAAGGGTTTCAGTGAACCTGCAGGAGATAATCCAGAGCCACCCCAACCTTGTCTATGGGAATCAAGGCCAGCAGCCCTTGAATTCCCAGGTCTCTCTCCTGACCCTGAATCGAGAAATCACAGCTCTAACACATCCTATGGCCTTAAATATGGTCACTGTTCTCCCTGCCCACCTGCCGTTCCTTAGTCCTGAAGTCCTGAGGCTTCTTGAGGTGCATGTAAGAAGACTGATGCATTTCCAGAGGTGGGGGCTCCCCAGACGTGTGGAAGAGTCCCTGAGGCAGCTTATGCCAAACCCGCCACTATTTTGCCACCCTGTACATAATCAACCAGTTTCTTTCATCCAGAATGATATTTCTCAGTTCTCTGTTGAGAAATTCAGGACCATTTCATACCAGAACTGGGGCTCATGTATAGCTGGCCAACCCACCCAGGCCTTCTGGGTTTCTGAATGGTCCATTATGGACCCAGAACAAAGACAGTATGACCAAATCTCAAACCATATGACTCTAGCCTCACCCTATGTAGCTCTCAAAGAATTAAGGGGCCTTTATCTAATGCCTGGGCAACAGGCTAGTGATTCAGAGGGCCCTGTGCAGCTGAAATACAGCCAGCTATTCTGTGGCCTCCCTTCTCTGCACAGCGAGTCCCTGGTTGACACCTTCTTGGGTTATCAAGGCCTCTCCATGAACGGGAGCATGTCCAAGCACTCCTTGAAGTATCCTTTTCTCTTCAAGGAGCTCTCCTGCTTCCCTCTGATGCCTAAAACTCTGCCCCAGTCAGTTCTACCCTCTTCTCCATCTTCCCCAAATTGGACAGCTCCACCTGAGCACCAACAAGCTCAGATCAGTAGCCCCTTGCTGACTCTGGACGAATGTGAGGCCTTGGAGTCGCACCTGCTGCAGAGGCAGCTCCAGCTTCGGTGGGACTTTCCAGATGTTTTCCAGAGAGATCAGCACACTGAGAGCCCTGTGCAGTGTAAGCCCAGTGACCAAGCCCAATCTTCTGAGACTGGTAAAACTTCCTGGCCAGGTCAGCCTGTCTCCATCATCACAAAGAAACTATTCTTCCCGGAGCAGGCCAGGAGGCTGCTGGAATTCCACCTCCAGAGACAGTTGGTTCATGATCGCTCGAGCCTGCCCTGGAAGATCCAGCGGTCCCTCCAGTTGCTCCTGCCCTCTGCTGACCAGCAGACTCTGTCCAGGAGCAGCACAGCCCTGGACAATGTGAATGTCCCCCAACCCACAGATCTAGAGGGCACTggggttggcaacccactcccagccATTAAGGGCCCAGCGTCAGTCCCTATGCCACATGTGATTGACCAGGCCAAGGCAACACTGCAGAGCCATGTTGACTCCAAATGCGAGGAGATTCACCAGGGCAAGGTTCCTGTCTGCATATGTGGCTCTTGCGAGTTCAAAATTCCTGGGGGCCTGCAAGTGGCTCCCTTCACCTGCATCCAAGAAAGCAAGCCCCTGGAACTACAGGCAGCAGATGACCTGGACCAACGACAGGAAGTTACACCCTGGATGCCAACAGCCCTTGACCAGCATCAACAAGCCTCATCAGATGCTCTCATTAAACATCCTAAGTTGCCCTGGGCCCTGTCTCAGGGAGCCATTGAGAAACTGAAGACAACTTTACAGCACAAGTATCTGGCCTTCTTGTCAGGGCTGCCTGCTCTTTATTATGTGGCTCTCTCCAGGGCTATGGCTCCAGCAATTACTTCCCCAGCTATGAAGACAGAGATGGTGCCTGGACCTGTCCAATTCCCAACAGAACCTCTGACTCAGGTGCCCTCACCTGAAGAGCAGGGTCTGAGTCCTGGGCCAGGCTTTCAAGATGGCAATGAGGCTTGTGCAGACGCTGCAGGTGAATTCCAGGCTGAAGTGCAGATAGAagagataatcaagatggtgccTCAAGAAAGCCAGACAGGGCCTGCGAGGCCCTGCTCACTCAAGGAACCTATCTTGGCTAAACTAAATTTCCATCTGAGAAAGAAGATCCTAGAGATACAACTGGGAATTCCCCTAAAGGCAAGGGCATCCAGAGAAAAAACTgtagcaatgccaaagaacatgtGCACACAGGAGTCTCCTGGGAAGCTAGACAACCAAGGAAAACCACCACTCCAGGATCTCCCCATCCCACCAGACACACCACGTTCCCCAGATCCAGAATGGCTCCACCTCACAGAAGAGCTAGCCACGGAGTTAAAGACAGTGCCTCAGAAACAGAAGCAACATCATTCCAGTGCAGCACACTGTGATTCTGTCCACTGGGCCACCCAGATCTCACAATCCAGTGGGGACATGACAGAGGCCAAAGCCCAGGTGCTTTGTGCTCAGCTGGAAGCCAGTGTGAACAACCCCAGCCTGGAGGAGCCCCAGAGCTCTGAACCCCAGAGGCCTGATAAGAGCAAGGACTCAGCCCAAGTTCCCACACtggcagaaaagagaaagaagctagGCAAACCCAAATCAGTTGGGGAGCACGGAGAAGGGGATGCAAGCTTCACACTCTCCTCCACAAGAGAAAAAAACCACTCAACTGAAGCGCAGAGGCCAGAAGGGGTGCTCCTGAACAGGACACCCCACAGCTCCTGTTGCCAGAGACGTCATTTTCACTTTGATGCTCCCTGCCAGCACAGTCCTCAGCATCACCCTCAGCTTAAACTCCCAGAGCTACCTCCTGGAGTCCCtgagggaaaagactctgagaagAATGACCTGCGAGCCAGTCAAGCCAAGCTCAATGTCATCCTCAAACCAGCAAGAGTTCCTGAGAATGCCCAGGTGGTACCCCAGGTGTCACAGGGCCAGCCTTTCCTGGGCCAACTCACTCCAGGTAACCCATTGCGGGGCCACACTTTACATGGTCAGATGTTGCAGGGGCCAGTGATGCCAGGCTATACTCACCAGAGGCCCAGTCTTCCAGATTCTGGCTTTAGAAATAAGATGAAATCTTTTTTGCACTGTATTAACCtcaaaacaaaaggcaaaggacatAAGGAATCCACGTCCTCCACCTCTGAGAAAATGGCTAACACAAGAAAAGTAAATGTAACAAAGAGCCTGGCTCCAGCCAAAAGTCCCAAGGAGAGAACTAAGACAGAGAAGACAAGAGGGGACCTGAAGGCCCAATTTCCACCCCCTGAGAAGCAGATGGGCCTGGTCTTCACGGACATACCCCGGTCCCTGGACAGCAAGTTCTGGCACCACTCCCACTCGCATCAACTCCACTCAGCCTCTGTTCTGAGCAACCCCCACCACTGCCCTCGGCACTGTCCTCGAGTGGTTTGTGCCACGCAACCAGGGAATCCACCATGA